One stretch of Diabrotica undecimpunctata isolate CICGRU chromosome 5, icDiaUnde3, whole genome shotgun sequence DNA includes these proteins:
- the LOC140442070 gene encoding uncharacterized protein isoform X1, with protein sequence MDIETIVISDDEETASGRFTESHREMDPQNNSKEENTNMLENDEIVLLETPVLYHPKQSCSQFPMVLNDYGASFGPDIPELVFEPEYFHYTNGELCKNETETNNVIDLSMKTESNLTELKTETEIETKTESDDDIIFIKEYKNEVSVDSELNVKEDVTNTDSNIRRNPIRTVRNKSKNLSHELFYEEDFVFFDTTDDDTEEKENKAVKKSPATKLPKEWPVNVHERPEYNPETKKIEAFDYTIREIQNISGTSEPSEMPKKTKKDQTAARNGTKKKPRARRSRKPASPVAARETVSLDPLKPLINSTTDMLKQYFISTRESQDIIKTESPLCTFENKVEILRNQAFLFAIVNNLDEREVTDKFKHLDLNNKRKN encoded by the exons ccATAGAGAAATGGATCCTCAGAATAACTCTAAGGAAGAAAACACAAATATGCTGGAAAACGACGAAATCGTTTTATTAGAAACACCTGTGCTGTATCATCCCAAGCAAAGTTGTAGTCAGTTCCCGATGGTCCTAAATGACTACGGTGCTTCTTTTGGCCCAGATATACCTGAACTAGTATTCGAACCAGAATATTTCCATTACACGAATGGAGAATTATGTAAAAATGAAACTGAGACAAACAATGTAATCGATTTAAGTATGAAGACGGAGTCAAACCTCACTGAACTGAAGACGGAGACTGAAATTGAGACGAAAACTGAAAGTGATGACGATATAATctttataaaagaatataaaaatgaagTAAGTGTAGATAGTGAACTTAATGTCAAAGAAGATGTTACAAACACTGATAGTAATATCAGAAGAAATCCTATACGAACCGTTAGAAATAAATCGAAAAATCTGTCTCACGAACTGTTCTATGAAGAAGACTTTGTGTTTTTTGACACTACAGATGATGACACGGAGGAGAAAGAAAATAAG gcTGTTAAAAAATCTCCCGCTACAAAATTACCCAAAGAATGGCCTGTCAATGTACACGAGAGACCAGAATACAATCCAGAAACCAAAAAGATTGAAGCTTTTGATTACACCATACGCGAAATCCAAAATATCTCCGGCACTTCCGAACCGTCGGAAATGCCTAAGAAAACGAAAAAGGATCAAACTGCTGCACGTAATGGCACAAAGAAGAAGCCAAGAGCCAGGCGATCGAGGAAACCGGCTTCTCCAGTAGCGGCACGTGAAACGGTTTCTTTAGATCCACTGAAACCGTTAATTAATAGTACGACCGATATGTTAAAGCAATATTTTATCAGTACTCGCGAGAGCCAAGATATTATTAAAACAGAATCTCCTCTATGTACGTTCGAAAATAAAGTGGAGATACTTAGGAACCAAGCTTTTTTGTTCGCAATAGTAAATAATCTGGATGAAAGGGAGGTGACGGATAAATTTAAACATTTAGACTTAAATAATAAACGTAAAAATTAG
- the LOC140442070 gene encoding uncharacterized protein isoform X2 — protein sequence MDPQNNSKEENTNMLENDEIVLLETPVLYHPKQSCSQFPMVLNDYGASFGPDIPELVFEPEYFHYTNGELCKNETETNNVIDLSMKTESNLTELKTETEIETKTESDDDIIFIKEYKNEVSVDSELNVKEDVTNTDSNIRRNPIRTVRNKSKNLSHELFYEEDFVFFDTTDDDTEEKENKAVKKSPATKLPKEWPVNVHERPEYNPETKKIEAFDYTIREIQNISGTSEPSEMPKKTKKDQTAARNGTKKKPRARRSRKPASPVAARETVSLDPLKPLINSTTDMLKQYFISTRESQDIIKTESPLCTFENKVEILRNQAFLFAIVNNLDEREVTDKFKHLDLNNKRKN from the exons ATGGATCCTCAGAATAACTCTAAGGAAGAAAACACAAATATGCTGGAAAACGACGAAATCGTTTTATTAGAAACACCTGTGCTGTATCATCCCAAGCAAAGTTGTAGTCAGTTCCCGATGGTCCTAAATGACTACGGTGCTTCTTTTGGCCCAGATATACCTGAACTAGTATTCGAACCAGAATATTTCCATTACACGAATGGAGAATTATGTAAAAATGAAACTGAGACAAACAATGTAATCGATTTAAGTATGAAGACGGAGTCAAACCTCACTGAACTGAAGACGGAGACTGAAATTGAGACGAAAACTGAAAGTGATGACGATATAATctttataaaagaatataaaaatgaagTAAGTGTAGATAGTGAACTTAATGTCAAAGAAGATGTTACAAACACTGATAGTAATATCAGAAGAAATCCTATACGAACCGTTAGAAATAAATCGAAAAATCTGTCTCACGAACTGTTCTATGAAGAAGACTTTGTGTTTTTTGACACTACAGATGATGACACGGAGGAGAAAGAAAATAAG gcTGTTAAAAAATCTCCCGCTACAAAATTACCCAAAGAATGGCCTGTCAATGTACACGAGAGACCAGAATACAATCCAGAAACCAAAAAGATTGAAGCTTTTGATTACACCATACGCGAAATCCAAAATATCTCCGGCACTTCCGAACCGTCGGAAATGCCTAAGAAAACGAAAAAGGATCAAACTGCTGCACGTAATGGCACAAAGAAGAAGCCAAGAGCCAGGCGATCGAGGAAACCGGCTTCTCCAGTAGCGGCACGTGAAACGGTTTCTTTAGATCCACTGAAACCGTTAATTAATAGTACGACCGATATGTTAAAGCAATATTTTATCAGTACTCGCGAGAGCCAAGATATTATTAAAACAGAATCTCCTCTATGTACGTTCGAAAATAAAGTGGAGATACTTAGGAACCAAGCTTTTTTGTTCGCAATAGTAAATAATCTGGATGAAAGGGAGGTGACGGATAAATTTAAACATTTAGACTTAAATAATAAACGTAAAAATTAG
- the LOC140442072 gene encoding transmembrane protein 26, with protein MGRHRICRAITIRIVFIIHSLIAIGQIVYMKDDRWYWYLCCPLLLMVLETVVTLTLTRNLEWSWFCPSVFLYLGSVVPAIWLLELDKVDRRLKVLEGLPMNLTTGGQLKDLNTFIGIGVEIKLPEISLSTETWITLIEQFLMLILIIGRWMLPKGDLTRDQLSQLLLVYIGTAADILEFFDSFKDDKIASEPVLVLLTLAIWSWSLMQFTVVLTATKARKSRLATTTSTIEKSDNCCSIDVCSILLNITLQDAPYLVFRLLLICHYKIITYMNIFFTCKNTLVILLQIYRLYVVYTENNKDTSDDVERASTISIISNLPKSALTFEPRRRRRPRSQPGSPRSTITNKSVRSTSSRKSRDTEDSSDSDASRLENSREGRKSNTRKDTGYSTASSTVSAKNHHQPQQKSFENMDAETRRMLKQKLKRSDKETRGRRKLEDVFSEESDGTYLEEERPRERNYHQRNRHKDRNYDKNSTVTISDQSSD; from the exons atggGACGACACAGGATCTGTCGTGCTATCACTATTCGAATCGTCTTCATTATTCATTCGTTAATAGCAATCGGACAAattgtttatatgaaagatgacaGATGGTATTGGTATTTGTGTTGCCCACTACTTCTTATGGTGCTAGAGACTGTAGTGACCTTGACATTGACAAGAAATCTCGAATGGAGTTG gtttTGTCCATCCGTGTTTCTCTATTTAGGAAGTGTAGTACCAGCGATATGGCTCCTGGAATTGGATAAGGTGGATCGAAGGTTGAAAGTGCTCGAGGGATTACCTATGAATCTGACCACGGGAGGACAACTTAAGGACCTGAACACATTCATAGGAATCGGG GTCGAAATAAAACTTCCGGAAATTTCATTAAGCACAGAAACATGGATAACTCTTATCGAACAATTCCTCATGCTTATTCTTATAATAGGCAGGTGGATGTTGCCAAAAGGTGATCTCACCAGGGATCAACTCAGCCAGCTTTTGCTCGTCTATATCG GTACCGCAGCGGACATTCTAGAATTTTTTGATTCTTTCAAAGATGACAAGATCGCATCTGAGCCAGTATTGGTACTGTTGACGTTAGCAATTTGGTCTTGGAGCTTAATGCAGTTTACTGTAGTATTAACTGCCACCAAAGCTAGAAAGTCAAGACTCGCAACAACTACATCAACGATTGAGAA gtcAGATAATTGTTGCAGTATCGACGTTTGCAGTATTCTTCTTAACATAACTCTCCAAGATGCACCGTATTTAGTGTTTAGGCTGCTTCTAATTTGTCACTACAAGATCATTACGTATATGAATATTTTCTTTACTTGTAAAAATACGTTAGTAATACTTCTTCAGATTTACAGACTATACGTCGTTTATACAGAAAACAACAAAGACACG TCCGATGACGTCGAAAGAGCTTCCACCATTTCCATAATCTCCAATCTGCCAAAAAGTGCTCTTACATTTGAACCAAGACGAAGACGAAGACCGAGATCTCAGCCTGGAAGTCCAAGGAGTACAATAACGAATAAAAGTGTGCGAAGCACCAGCAGCAGAAAAAGTAGGGACACAGAAGATTCTAGTGATAGTGATGCGAGCAGACTTGAAAATAGTCGAGAGGGAAg GAAGTCTAATACACGCAAAGACACTGGTTATTCTACAGCCAGTTCGACAGTTAGCGCCAAAAATCACCACCAGCCTCAGCAGAAATCTTTCGAAAATATGGATGCAGAAACACGAAGGATGCTAAAGCAAAAACTGAAACGTTCAGACAAAGAGACACGCGGCAGAAGAAAACTCGAAGACGTGTTTTCAGAAGAAAGTGATGGCACTTACTTGGAAGAAGAACGACCTCGGGAGAGAAATTACCATCAAAGAAACAGACATAAAGACAGAAATTATGATAAAAATTCAACGGTGACTATAAGCGATCAGTCCTCAGACTGA